A single region of the Montipora capricornis isolate CH-2021 chromosome 13, ASM3666992v2, whole genome shotgun sequence genome encodes:
- the LOC138029671 gene encoding prenylated Rab acceptor protein 1-like — protein sequence MATEEIAGNIEMAAPITPSSHVQLAKDWLHKRRSLMKPWTEFFKSSRFSRPKTLAEASNRVAKNLEDYQSNYVLIVILLCFYCVLTSPLLLIALSVSGGGCFFISYKNQGRKMKVLGRELSRVEQYGLVFLISLPLFILASAGSAVFWIIGASFVVIGLHASLLSTSDTQAITDQLTMEEV from the exons ATGGCGACGGAGGAAATCGCTGGAAATATTGAAATGGCGGCTCCAATAACTCCTTCGTCCCATGTTCAGCTCGCCAAGGATTGGCTGCACAAACGAAGATCACTAATGAAGCCATGGACAGAGTTTTTCAAGAGTTCTCGGTTTAGCAGACCGAAAACACTGGCTGAAGCCAGCAACAGAGTTGCGAAGAACTTGGAAGACTACCAGAGCAACTATGTTCTTATCGTCATTCTTTTATGCTTTTACTGTGT TCTCACATCACCTTTGCTGCTCATTGCCCTCTCTGTGTCTGGCGGTGGCTGTTTTTTTATATCATACAAAAACCaaggaagaaaaatgaaagttcTAG GTCGTGAATTAAGTCGAGTGGAACAATATGGACTTGTGTTTTTGATCAGTCTTCCTCTCTTCATTCTGGCCTCTGCAGGATCAGCAGTGTTTTGGATCATTG GTGCCTCATTCGTTGTCATTGGCCTCCATGCATCTCTGTTAAGTACATCTGACACACAGGCGATCACAGATCAACTGACCATGGAGGAAGTCTAA